CTCGGCCATCCGAACCGGCACGGGCTTCGCCATGCTACGGACCTTGACGGTCATCTCGCCGACCTGGTCATCCCCAAGCCAATTGACGTTCTCGATCCGCGCGGCACGAACCGCGAGCGCGCGCTTGGGGCCGACAACGACGTCGCGAGTCACCGGATCGAGCCGGAGGACGTAATAGGGCTCGGGCGCGCCACCGATCTCGAGGCCGCGGCGCTGGCCGACGGTGAAGTGGATCAGCCCCTTGTGCGCGCCGAGTTTCCGCCCGCTCTCATCGACGATGTCGCCGCTGGTTTCGGCCTCGGGGCGCAGTTTCTTGACCAGCGAGGCATAGTCGCCGTCGGGGACGAAGCAGATATCCTGGCTGTCGGGCTTGCCCGCGACGCCGAGGCCGAGTTCGGCGGCTAGTTTACGGACCTGCGGCTTGGGCAGGCCGCCCAGCGGAAAGCGCAGGAAATCGAGCTGCGCCTGGGTCGTGGCGAACAGGAAATAGCTCTGGTCGCGCGCCGGATCGGCGGCGCGGTGGAGCTCGGCGCCCTGTGGCCCTTCGACGCGGCGGACATAATGACCGGTGGCAAGGCAATCCGCGCCGAGATCGCGTGCGAGCGCGAAGAGATCGGTGAATTTGGGCCCCATGTTGCACTTCACGCACGGGATCGGGGTGCGCCCGGCGAGATATTCGTCGGCGAAATCGTCGATCACCGTCTCGCGAAA
This genomic stretch from Sphingomonas sp. LM7 harbors:
- the mnmA gene encoding tRNA 2-thiouridine(34) synthase MnmA gives rise to the protein MIPVDFQLAGPLSKRRIVVAMSGGVDSSVVAALAARTGAETIGVTLQLYDHGEAVGRAGSCCAGRDIRDARAVCDKLGIAHYVFDHASSFRETVIDDFADEYLAGRTPIPCVKCNMGPKFTDLFALARDLGADCLATGHYVRRVEGPQGAELHRAADPARDQSYFLFATTQAQLDFLRFPLGGLPKPQVRKLAAELGLGVAGKPDSQDICFVPDGDYASLVKKLRPEAETSGDIVDESGRKLGAHKGLIHFTVGQRRGLEIGGAPEPYYVLRLDPVTRDVVVGPKRALAVRAARIENVNWLGDDQVGEMTVKVRSMAKPVPVRMAEDRLVFETPEYGVAPGQAAVLYAGDRVLGGGWIKETERAEMAAA